One Paroedura picta isolate Pp20150507F chromosome 16, Ppicta_v3.0, whole genome shotgun sequence genomic region harbors:
- the P3H4 gene encoding endoplasmic reticulum protein SC65 isoform X1, with translation MERRGRRRRRRGLLLLLLALALLWARGPVGAGAQYEKYSFRGFPAAELMPLQSAYAYALEQYEGERWQESARYLEASLRLHRLLRDSEAHCHKQCAADDDHPHHDPRHGPAADEWLAEMELFGRVLQRASCLRRCKRALPAFQLRYPPADTLRDFQRRAPYLYLHYALYKANKIEKAMSAAHTFLQKNPKHEVTQRYLNYYKTMVDPDEYLVDLEAQPYETVFVRAVKLYNSGDFRSSIADMEHALAEYYKVYENCLAGCEGSYELRDFKDFYPAIADHFVEVLQCKVDCEADLTPNVGGYFVEKFVATMYHYLQFAYYKLNDVKNAVQSVASYMLFDPGDEVMQQNLVYYRFYRERWHLEEEDFHPRLEASQYHNQTSTQKKLLEFAREYLQSDDEAEVGAEEEETDSELPSDAEFEGVGDYEEGFLAQWWQEPRSKGDRADEEKAE, from the exons ATGGAGCGGCGGGGTCGTCGTCGTCGGCGCCggggcctgctgctgctgctgctggcgctgGCGCTGCTGTGGGCGCGGGGGCCCGTCGGGGCGGGCGCGCAGTACGAGAAGTACAGCTTCCGCGGCTTCCCGGCGGCCGAGCTGATGCCGCTGCAGAGCGCCTACGCCTACGCGCTGGAGCAGTACGAGGGCGAGCGCTGGCAGGAGAGCGCCCGCTACCTCGAGGCCAGCCTGCGCCTCCACCGCCTGCTCCGCGACAGCGAGGCCCACTGCCACAAGCAATGCGCCGCAGACGACGACCACCCCCACCACGACCCCCGCCACGGGCCCGCGGCCGACGAGTGGCTGGCcgagatggagctcttcggcCGCGTCCTCCAGCGCGCCTCCTGCCTGCGGCGCTGCAAGCGCGCCCTGCCCGCCTTCCAGCTCCGCTACCCGCCGGCAGACACCCTGCGCGACTTCCAGCGCCGCGCCCCCTACCTCTACCTGCACTACGCCCTCTACAAG GCTAATAAGATTGAGAAAGCCATGTCTGCGGCTCACACCTTCCTGCAGAAGAATCCCAAGCACGAGGTGACGCAGAGGTACCTGAACTACTACAAAACCATGGTGGATCCGGATGAGTATCTTGTAGACCTGGAAGCCCAACCGTATGAG ACCGTTTTTGTGCGAGCCGTGAAGCTGTATAACAGTGGGGATTTTAGGAGCAGCATCGCTGACATGGAGCACGCCTTGGCTGAGTACTACAAGGTCTACGAGAACTGCCTGGCTGGCTGCGAAGGCAGCTATGAGCTCCGTGACTTTAAGGATTTCTACCCAGCCATTGCAG ATCACTTTGTCGAAGTCCTGCAGTGTAAAGTGGATTGTGAGGCTGACCTGACCCCAAACGTAGGTGGCTACTTTGTGGAGAAGTTCGTGGCCACAATGTACCACTACCTTCAGTTTGCATATTACAAGC TGAACGACGTCAAGAATGCGGTTCAGAGTGTGGCCAGCTACATGCTCTTTGACCCCGGAGATGAGGTCATGCAGCAGAACCTGGTCTATTACCGCTTCTACCGTGAGCGCTGGCATCTGGAAGAGGAAGACTTCCACCCACGGCTG gaGGCCTCGCAGTACCACAACCAGACGTCAACACAGAAAAAACTCCTGGAGTTTGCCAGGGAGTACCTCCAGTCGGATGatgag GCGGAGGTGGGcgccgaggaggaggagacggATTCGGAGTTGCCGTCAGATGCCGAGTTCGAGGGGGTCGGCGACTACGAAGAAGGCTTCCTGGCCCAGTGGTGGCAGGAGCCGCGATCCAAAGGCGACAGGGCAGACGAAG AGAAAGCTGAGTGA
- the P3H4 gene encoding endoplasmic reticulum protein SC65 isoform X2: MERRGRRRRRRGLLLLLLALALLWARGPVGAGAQYEKYSFRGFPAAELMPLQSAYAYALEQYEGERWQESARYLEASLRLHRLLRDSEAHCHKQCAADDDHPHHDPRHGPAADEWLAEMELFGRVLQRASCLRRCKRALPAFQLRYPPADTLRDFQRRAPYLYLHYALYKANKIEKAMSAAHTFLQKNPKHEVTQRYLNYYKTMVDPDEYLVDLEAQPYETVFVRAVKLYNSGDFRSSIADMEHALAEYYKVYENCLAGCEGSYELRDFKDFYPAIADHFVEVLQCKVDCEADLTPNVGGYFVEKFVATMYHYLQFAYYKLNDVKNAVQSVASYMLFDPGDEVMQQNLVYYRFYRERWHLEEEDFHPRLEASQYHNQTSTQKKLLEFAREYLQSDDEAEVGAEEEETDSELPSDAEFEGVGDYEEGFLAQWWQEPRSKGDRADEGP; encoded by the exons ATGGAGCGGCGGGGTCGTCGTCGTCGGCGCCggggcctgctgctgctgctgctggcgctgGCGCTGCTGTGGGCGCGGGGGCCCGTCGGGGCGGGCGCGCAGTACGAGAAGTACAGCTTCCGCGGCTTCCCGGCGGCCGAGCTGATGCCGCTGCAGAGCGCCTACGCCTACGCGCTGGAGCAGTACGAGGGCGAGCGCTGGCAGGAGAGCGCCCGCTACCTCGAGGCCAGCCTGCGCCTCCACCGCCTGCTCCGCGACAGCGAGGCCCACTGCCACAAGCAATGCGCCGCAGACGACGACCACCCCCACCACGACCCCCGCCACGGGCCCGCGGCCGACGAGTGGCTGGCcgagatggagctcttcggcCGCGTCCTCCAGCGCGCCTCCTGCCTGCGGCGCTGCAAGCGCGCCCTGCCCGCCTTCCAGCTCCGCTACCCGCCGGCAGACACCCTGCGCGACTTCCAGCGCCGCGCCCCCTACCTCTACCTGCACTACGCCCTCTACAAG GCTAATAAGATTGAGAAAGCCATGTCTGCGGCTCACACCTTCCTGCAGAAGAATCCCAAGCACGAGGTGACGCAGAGGTACCTGAACTACTACAAAACCATGGTGGATCCGGATGAGTATCTTGTAGACCTGGAAGCCCAACCGTATGAG ACCGTTTTTGTGCGAGCCGTGAAGCTGTATAACAGTGGGGATTTTAGGAGCAGCATCGCTGACATGGAGCACGCCTTGGCTGAGTACTACAAGGTCTACGAGAACTGCCTGGCTGGCTGCGAAGGCAGCTATGAGCTCCGTGACTTTAAGGATTTCTACCCAGCCATTGCAG ATCACTTTGTCGAAGTCCTGCAGTGTAAAGTGGATTGTGAGGCTGACCTGACCCCAAACGTAGGTGGCTACTTTGTGGAGAAGTTCGTGGCCACAATGTACCACTACCTTCAGTTTGCATATTACAAGC TGAACGACGTCAAGAATGCGGTTCAGAGTGTGGCCAGCTACATGCTCTTTGACCCCGGAGATGAGGTCATGCAGCAGAACCTGGTCTATTACCGCTTCTACCGTGAGCGCTGGCATCTGGAAGAGGAAGACTTCCACCCACGGCTG gaGGCCTCGCAGTACCACAACCAGACGTCAACACAGAAAAAACTCCTGGAGTTTGCCAGGGAGTACCTCCAGTCGGATGatgag GCGGAGGTGGGcgccgaggaggaggagacggATTCGGAGTTGCCGTCAGATGCCGAGTTCGAGGGGGTCGGCGACTACGAAGAAGGCTTCCTGGCCCAGTGGTGGCAGGAGCCGCGATCCAAAGGCGACAGGGCAGACGAAGGTCCCTGA